The following are from one region of the Actinomycetes bacterium genome:
- a CDS encoding recombinase family protein codes for MSSATGMSFGYARVSTTEQDEALQRDALAAAGVSKMFVDRISGSLQHRPALDELLGQLRAGDTVVVWRLDRLGRSLRHLVELVGELEQQGVGLRSLTEQIDTTTPNGKLIFHFFAALAEFERDLIRERTQAGLAAARARGRRGGRPSVWTPEKLRTAEAMYVSGEHDVATIARVLGVSRASVSRGLASRPGARDLA; via the coding sequence ATGAGTTCTGCGACCGGCATGTCCTTCGGCTATGCGCGGGTCAGCACCACCGAGCAGGACGAGGCGCTCCAGCGCGACGCGCTGGCCGCTGCCGGGGTCAGCAAGATGTTCGTGGACAGGATCTCGGGGTCGCTGCAGCACCGGCCGGCCCTGGACGAGCTGCTGGGTCAGCTGCGGGCCGGGGACACCGTCGTGGTGTGGCGGCTAGACCGGCTCGGACGCTCGCTGCGACACCTGGTCGAGCTGGTCGGCGAGCTCGAACAGCAAGGTGTGGGGCTAAGAAGCCTGACGGAGCAGATCGACACCACCACCCCGAACGGGAAGCTGATCTTCCACTTTTTCGCGGCACTGGCCGAGTTCGAGCGCGACCTGATCAGGGAGCGGACTCAGGCCGGCTTGGCTGCTGCTCGTGCTCGTGGTCGCCGAGGGGGTCGTCCGAGCGTCTGGACGCCGGAGAAGCTCAGGACCGCCGAGGCCATGTACGTCAGCGGCGAGCACGACGTCGCCACCATCGCCAGAGTGTTGGGGGTCAGCAGGGCGTCGGTGTCTCGGGGGCTGGCCAGCCGTCCTGGGGCGAGGGATCTCGCTTAG
- a CDS encoding DUF4177 domain-containing protein, whose translation MKEAFMRTWEYKIIDSHDVPREGTLRGRSREALEEYLNQLGADGWEVVNIDSLELETRKSFVGIAKREKS comes from the coding sequence GTGAAGGAGGCGTTCATGAGAACGTGGGAATACAAGATCATTGACTCGCACGACGTGCCCCGAGAAGGAACCCTGCGAGGGCGGAGTCGCGAGGCCCTGGAGGAGTACTTGAATCAGCTCGGTGCCGACGGGTGGGAGGTCGTCAACATCGATTCCCTCGAGCTCGAGACGAGGAAGAGCTTCGTCGGCATCGCGAAGAGAGAGAAGTCCTGA